A part of Gossypium hirsutum isolate 1008001.06 chromosome A07, Gossypium_hirsutum_v2.1, whole genome shotgun sequence genomic DNA contains:
- the LOC107953178 gene encoding bifunctional protein FolD 1, mitochondrial isoform X1 codes for MYRKILMRMRMMNPTRKVVVGWAKEYKRYLSTTTTNQILLSPPLVSVDLPEIWGSTSTLYHHHPSQSPVSHAKIINGKSIAEEITSRVASKVKWMKESIGKVPGLAVILVGQRRDSLTYVRNKIKACDEAGIKSVVAEFPDTCAEEDIMTSLSKFNEDPSVHGILLQLPLPEHLDEEKILNLVSLEKDVDGFHPINMGNLSMRGREPLFVPCTPKGCLELLLRSGVGIVGKKAVVIGRSNIVGLPIALLLQRHHATVTTVHACTKNPEHITCEADIVVSAAGVPNMIRSSWLKPGAVVIDVGTCPVEDPSAEYGYRLVGDVCYEEALRIASAVTPVPGGVGPMTIAMLLCNTLESAKRLYGFT; via the exons ATGTACAGGAAGATTTTAATGAGGATGAGGATGATGAATCCAACTCGGAAGGTGGTAGTAGGATGGGCGAAAgaatataaaagatatttatcCACCACCACCACGAACCAAATATTATTGTCTCCACCACTTGTCTCTGTCGACCTTCCAGAAATTTGGGGTTCCACTTCCACCCTCTATCATCACCATCCCTCCCAAAGTCCTGTATCT CACGCAAAAATAATTAATGGGAAGTCTATTGCTGAGGAAATCACATCAAGAGTAGCCTCTAAGGTAAAATGGATGAAAGAGTCCATCGGCAAAGTTCCTGGTTTGGCTGTAATTTTGGTGGGCCAAAGAAGGGACTCATTGACTTATGTTCGTAACAAGATAAAAGCTTGTGACGAAGCTGGAATCAAATCTGTGGTGGCAGAATTTCCTGACACTTGTGCTGAAGAGGATATTATGACTTCCTTGTCAAAGTTTAATGAGGATCCATCAGTTCATGGTATCCTTTTGCAGCTTCCTTTGCCAGAG CATTTGGATGAGGAGAAGATTTTGAATCTGGTGAGTTTAGAAAAAGACGTGGATGGCTTCCATCCAATAAATATGGGGAATCTCTCCATGAGAGGAAGGGAACCGCTCTTTGTTCCCTGCACACCTAAAGGTTGCCTTGAGTTATTGCTTCGATCTGGTGTGGGAATAGTGGGAAAGAAGGCAGTAGTGATCGGGAGAAGCAACATTGTAGGATTGCCTATAGCATTACTACTGCAG AGGCACCATGCAACCGTCACAACAGTACATGCTTGCACGAAGAATCCCGAACATATCACATGCGAAGCTGACATAGTAGTCTCAGCAGCTGGGGTACCTAATATGATTCGTAGCAGTTGGCTGAAGCCGGGTGCAGTTGTTATTGATGTTGGGACTTGTCCAGTTGAG GATCCCAGCGCGGAGTATGGATACCGTCTTGTAGGAGATGTATGCTATGAAGAAGCATTGAGGATAGCATCTGCAGTTACTCCAGTACCCGGAGGAGTTGGACCTATGACAATTGCCATGCTTCTGTGCAACACTCTTGAGTCTGCCAAACGGCTGTATGGCTTTACGTGA
- the LOC107953178 gene encoding bifunctional protein FolD 1, mitochondrial isoform X2 gives MGTSRRMKSPSNIRNLYEENKTKILNPHINHAKIINGKSIAEEITSRVASKVKWMKESIGKVPGLAVILVGQRRDSLTYVRNKIKACDEAGIKSVVAEFPDTCAEEDIMTSLSKFNEDPSVHGILLQLPLPEHLDEEKILNLVSLEKDVDGFHPINMGNLSMRGREPLFVPCTPKGCLELLLRSGVGIVGKKAVVIGRSNIVGLPIALLLQRHHATVTTVHACTKNPEHITCEADIVVSAAGVPNMIRSSWLKPGAVVIDVGTCPVEDPSAEYGYRLVGDVCYEEALRIASAVTPVPGGVGPMTIAMLLCNTLESAKRLYGFT, from the exons ATGGGTACTTCAAGAAGAATGAAGAGTCCAAGCAACATACGTAACTTGTATGAGGAAAACAAAACCAAGATACTAAACCCTCATATAAAT CACGCAAAAATAATTAATGGGAAGTCTATTGCTGAGGAAATCACATCAAGAGTAGCCTCTAAGGTAAAATGGATGAAAGAGTCCATCGGCAAAGTTCCTGGTTTGGCTGTAATTTTGGTGGGCCAAAGAAGGGACTCATTGACTTATGTTCGTAACAAGATAAAAGCTTGTGACGAAGCTGGAATCAAATCTGTGGTGGCAGAATTTCCTGACACTTGTGCTGAAGAGGATATTATGACTTCCTTGTCAAAGTTTAATGAGGATCCATCAGTTCATGGTATCCTTTTGCAGCTTCCTTTGCCAGAG CATTTGGATGAGGAGAAGATTTTGAATCTGGTGAGTTTAGAAAAAGACGTGGATGGCTTCCATCCAATAAATATGGGGAATCTCTCCATGAGAGGAAGGGAACCGCTCTTTGTTCCCTGCACACCTAAAGGTTGCCTTGAGTTATTGCTTCGATCTGGTGTGGGAATAGTGGGAAAGAAGGCAGTAGTGATCGGGAGAAGCAACATTGTAGGATTGCCTATAGCATTACTACTGCAG AGGCACCATGCAACCGTCACAACAGTACATGCTTGCACGAAGAATCCCGAACATATCACATGCGAAGCTGACATAGTAGTCTCAGCAGCTGGGGTACCTAATATGATTCGTAGCAGTTGGCTGAAGCCGGGTGCAGTTGTTATTGATGTTGGGACTTGTCCAGTTGAG GATCCCAGCGCGGAGTATGGATACCGTCTTGTAGGAGATGTATGCTATGAAGAAGCATTGAGGATAGCATCTGCAGTTACTCCAGTACCCGGAGGAGTTGGACCTATGACAATTGCCATGCTTCTGTGCAACACTCTTGAGTCTGCCAAACGGCTGTATGGCTTTACGTGA